The nucleotide window CGGCAGCATAGCCCGCAACGGGCCGGAAGTAGCTCAGGCTATCAGCGCCATTCTGAGCGAGAAATTCGACAACGCTACGAAGGCCCACGCCAGTCTGGGGCAAATTGGCATGAACGGCACGGTCGGCTCAGGTACTACTTCCCCAACCTAATTCGGGTAGGTGCTACAGGGTAGCGCGTCGTAGTTATTCGGGCCTGCCGCCTTAGGCAATAGGTTATTTCGACCGAGGGGTGTTTCTTCGGGTTAATTATGCCCTTCGCCCGTATAACTATACCCCGCTTATTGAGCTGTATCCTCCTAGTGCTTTCGGGGTTTTCTAGCATGGCCCAGAAGGCATCCGGGCCTCAGGTTATAGTGGAGGAAGCACTGTACAAGGATGGCCGGACCGTGCTGACGGCCATAAACCGGGGATTTGCGCCCTGTACTATTTTTCTGGAAGCCGAGTTGCTACACATGACTAGCGATATAGTCCTGCCCGCTAAAATAGTGGTATTTCCTTCCCAGAAGCCCCGGGTCATTGCTCACTTTACCCCGCAGGAGCAGTATCTGACCCGCACGTACAAGTATTGGTATGATGCGCAGCTCGGCATCTGCAACGGGAAGAAGCCGGACACAACCTTCGTTTATCGGTTGCCTTTTCAAACCGGAACTACCAGCATCGTTCTGCAAGCCGCAGCCGCAGATTCCACCCAGGGTAAGCCCTGGAGCCGTGGGGTTATTTTTGGGCTGCCCGAGAATACCCCTGTATGTGCGGCCCGGGCCGGAATTGTAACCGACATCCGCCAGGGCTCTAACAAATCCGGGGGCCGGGGCCGCCTGCCCGATACCAATATGATAGTTGTGTTTCACGACGACGGGACCTACGCCGTCTACACGCACTTTCGGCAGAATGGAGCGGCGGTATACGAGGGGCAGCGCGTCAATCAGGGCGACGTACTCGGCTTCTCTGGCAAAACCGGCTGGGTGCGACAACCCTGCTTAGGGTTCAATGTACAATACAGTGCCCAGCCACATCCGCGGTTGGTCCCCACCTTGTTTCAGACTGACAACACGCAAGTTCACTACCTGAAAACGGGCCAGACGGTCACCACCCCCTAACTCACTCGGTCATATGCCCGGATTGCTGGGTGTCGGGCATGCGCCAGTACACCAGCAGGGACACGGCCGCACAGAAGGTCACGTACCAGTAAAACCACGTTTCGACGCCCAGCTGCTTGGCCTGCAAGGCCACGTACTCGGCCGAGCCGCCGAAGATGGCCACGGTCAGCGCATACGGCAGGCCCACGCCCAGGGCCCGGATGGCAGTAGGAAACAGTTCGGCTTTCACCACGGCATTGATGGAAGTGTAGCCGCTCATAATCAGCATGGCCACGGCCAGCAGCGCCAGGGCTGCCCACTGACTGTCGGCCCGGCCCAGCAGGCTCATCAGGGGCACGGTGCCGAGCGTGGCGCCCACCCCGAAAAACAGCAGTACCGGCCGCCGCCCCACCCTATCCGACAAGGCCCCGAACAAAGGCTGCAGCACCAGGGCAATGCCCAGCGTGACAAAGGAAATCCAGGAAGCCTGGGCCTTGCTGAAGCCGGCCGTATTGACCAGGAATTTCTGGGCGTAGGTCGTAAAGGTGTAAAACACGATAGTACCGCCCAGCGTAAGACCTACCACCGTTAGAATTTCCTTGGGGTAGCGCAGGAGCAGCTCTAATTTGCCGGGCTCCTTGGCGTGAGCTTCTGGGGTTTCCTGCTGGTTTTGCACCACGAACGAGTCGGTTTCCTCCATGTGCCGCCGCAGATACAATGCCACCAAGGCCGCCGCCGCCCCGATTACAAACGGCACCCGCCAGCCCCAGCTATACATTTCGGCCTCACTAAGCCACTGCTGCAAACCCAGCTGCACCGTGAGGGCCAGCAGCTGCCCGCCCAGCAGGGTCACGTACTGGAAGCTGGAGAAAAAGCCCCGGTTCCGCTGGTCGGCCATTTCGCTCAGGTAGGTGGCCGATGTGCCGTACTCCCCGCCCACGCTCAGGCCCTGCAGCAAGCGAGCCAGCACCAGCAGCACCGGGGCGGCCACCCCGATCTGCTCAAAGCCCGGCGTGAGGGCAATCAGCAACGAGCCCCCGCACATAAGCAGCACCGACACCACCAGGGCAGCTTTGCGGCCGTGCCGGTCGGCGTAGGCCCCCATCAACCAGCCGCCCAGGGGCCGCATCAGAAAGCCCACGGCAAACACGGCGGCCGAGTTGAGCAGCTGGGCCGTCAGGTTGCCTTTGGGAAAAAAGGCCGGCGCAAAATACAGGGAGAAAGCCGAGTACACGTACCAGTCGTACCACTCCACCAGGTTGCCGATGGAGCCGCTGATAATGGATTTGATGCGGGAAGCCATGCTGCGCACGGGCGGCACGGCGGGAAGCGAAGCAGACATAGAAAGCGGGAATTCAGGCGGAAATACGGGGCAAAAACGGGCTGTGGCCGCCGCCAAGGTAGTTGGCTACAACCAAACTCCTACCTTTGCCGGCGTTGTTCTTGGTTTGATTTCAATCAGACGGCCGCAAGGTTTTCGGGTAATACCGGAATTAATAGGGAACCGGGTGCGAATCCCGGACAGACGCGCTACTGTAAGTACCAAGTTGGTTTTCACCTTACCAGAGCCCATTGGACTGGCCCGCGGGCCAGGCTGAGAAGGGCGGTGAAAACCGGTATAAGTCAGGAGACCTGCCTTGCGCCCGAGTTGATAAGGCTGCCCTCGCGCTATGGGGTCCTTGTCGGGTGCTGGTCTGTTTCGGGCTGCGGCGGGGCGTTTAGGAGTCCAGGCTGCCGGCCGGAACCGGCCTTTTCTCCCGACTTTTCCTGGTGCGCGGGTGGCCCGAAGTTGGCCGAAGGACGTTTCTTTTCCTTCTTTTCCCAGTCCTATGCTCACGCTCGATGAGAAAATTGCCCGCGCCGAAACGCGTATTTTCAAAGCGGTATTTCCCAACACCACCAACCACTACGACACGCTCTTCGGCGGCGCCACGCTCCACATGATGGACGAGGTGGCCTTCATTACGGCCACCCGCTTTTCGCGCCTCAAGATGGTAACCGTGTCCAGCGACAAAGTCGATTTCACCCACCCCATTCCCGGCGGCACGCTGGTG belongs to Hymenobacter cellulosilyticus and includes:
- a CDS encoding M23 family metallopeptidase — protein: MTSDIVLPAKIVVFPSQKPRVIAHFTPQEQYLTRTYKYWYDAQLGICNGKKPDTTFVYRLPFQTGTTSIVLQAAAADSTQGKPWSRGVIFGLPENTPVCAARAGIVTDIRQGSNKSGGRGRLPDTNMIVVFHDDGTYAVYTHFRQNGAAVYEGQRVNQGDVLGFSGKTGWVRQPCLGFNVQYSAQPHPRLVPTLFQTDNTQVHYLKTGQTVTTP
- a CDS encoding MFS transporter, whose amino-acid sequence is MSASLPAVPPVRSMASRIKSIISGSIGNLVEWYDWYVYSAFSLYFAPAFFPKGNLTAQLLNSAAVFAVGFLMRPLGGWLMGAYADRHGRKAALVVSVLLMCGGSLLIALTPGFEQIGVAAPVLLVLARLLQGLSVGGEYGTSATYLSEMADQRNRGFFSSFQYVTLLGGQLLALTVQLGLQQWLSEAEMYSWGWRVPFVIGAAAALVALYLRRHMEETDSFVVQNQQETPEAHAKEPGKLELLLRYPKEILTVVGLTLGGTIVFYTFTTYAQKFLVNTAGFSKAQASWISFVTLGIALVLQPLFGALSDRVGRRPVLLFFGVGATLGTVPLMSLLGRADSQWAALALLAVAMLIMSGYTSINAVVKAELFPTAIRALGVGLPYALTVAIFGGSAEYVALQAKQLGVETWFYWYVTFCAAVSLLVYWRMPDTQQSGHMTE
- a CDS encoding acyl-CoA thioesterase — protein: MLTLDEKIARAETRIFKAVFPNTTNHYDTLFGGATLHMMDEVAFITATRFSRLKMVTVSSDKVDFTHPIPGGTLVELIGNVVRVGNTSLQVRVDLFVEQMYSEERIKAVTGTFTFVAIDNDKRPVRILPEAVTAE